The Pelagibius sp. CAU 1746 genomic sequence GCGTCTACGCCTTCCTGCAGGCGCTGCTGCCGCTGCTGGCCTTCGCCGCGGCCCTGGCCTTGCCGCGCCCCCTGGCGCTAACGCGCAGGCTGGCGAAGGCTCCAGCGTGAGGAGGGCGGCATGAGCGTCATCAGCCTGACCCAGGAGCATTCCCTGACCTTGAGCCAGGTGGAGATCACCCACAAAACCGCGCAGGGCGACAAGCACATCATCGGGCCCGTCAGCCTCACGGTCGCGCCGGGCGAGGTTGTCACGGTCATGGGTCCCAGCGGTTGCGGCAAGTCGAGCCTGCTGGCCTATATCTGCGGCACGCTGGCGCCGGGGTTGAGCGGCGGCGGGCGGGTGCTGCTGAACGGCGCCGAGGTAACCGCGGCGCCGCCGGAAGCCCGCCACATCGGCATCCTGTTCCAGGACGACCTGCTGTTTCCGCACCTCTCGGTCGCCGGCAACCTGGCCTTCGGCCTGCCGTCCGGCCTGCGCGGACGCCGCGCCCGGCGCGCGCGCATCGAAGCGGCCTTGGCGGAAGCCGACATGCTCGCCTTCTACGACCGCGACCCGGCAACGCTTTCCGGCGGCCAGCGCGCCCGCGTCGCCCTGCTGCGCACCCTGCTCTCGGAGCCGC encodes the following:
- a CDS encoding ATP-binding cassette domain-containing protein, giving the protein MSVISLTQEHSLTLSQVEITHKTAQGDKHIIGPVSLTVAPGEVVTVMGPSGCGKSSLLAYICGTLAPGLSGGGRVLLNGAEVTAAPPEARHIGILFQDDLLFPHLSVAGNLAFGLPSGLRGRRARRARIEAALAEADMLAFYDRDPATLSGGQRARVALLRTLLSEPRALLLDEPFAKLDVALRARFRSFVFDHARAQGLPTLLVTHDPQDAEDAGGPRLRIDAEGRILGGHAGGRGRRPGNLP